From Pedobacter aquae:
ATGGTTACAGGCTGTATCTTCTCAATCACAATATTGGTATTTTGTATAGCTTGATAGTGGCCAGCCCATGTGGTGCTACTGATAGAGGTTGTAGGTAAGTTTACAAACTTGTCTACCGCGTCTAAATCTGCACCAGCGTTTACATTTGTAATTTCTGTATTATCAGAACGTAAATCGCCAATGATATGCATAGAAGAATAGTATAAACCAGCATACTGCAAACCTCCATAAGCTGCTGTAAGCGCATTTTTCATGTCGTCTCCAGTCTTATAAAAGTTGTTAGCATTTTGCTGAGCTACTGGTGCTAATTCTAAAAAATCTTTTTTGCAACTACTTGCAGTAAGTAATACAATTACGCCTGCAGTGAATAATGTTTTAATATTTCTCATGTCTATAACTGTATTAGAATCCAAAATTTAATCCAAACATAAAGGTGCGGGCTAAAGGATAACCTCCAGAATCAACACCTGGTACTAAAGGATTAGCACCTTCAAAACTTACCTCTGGGTTATAGCCTTCGTATTTGGTGAAAGTATAAGCGTTTTGGATGGTAAAGCTTAATCTGGCATTAGCAACTTTTAAGGCTTTAAGAGCCGATGCTGGCAAGTTATATCCTAAAGTGATATTTCTGATTCTTAGGAAAGAACCATCTTCTACAAACTGAGAAGTAACGTTATTGATCACAGATGCAACACCTAGCGCACCAAAATTACGATCAATTTGTGGGCTTACGCCATCTCCGCGATCGGTTTCTGATTTCCAACCGTTTGAAGTACTTTTTAACACATTGTAAGAACCAGCGTAGTTACCATAAAATCTTCTAGCTGCATTTAAAACTTCAAAACCTTGTACACCTTGTAAGGTGAAAGCAAAATCGAAGTTTTTATAAGCAAAGCTATTGGTCATACCGTAAGTAAAATCCGGAAACGGGCTACCTAATCTTGTTCTGTCATCAGCAGTGATTTCACCATCGCCATTTACATCGGCAAATTTTAACTGACCAGGTTTAGATAGCTTCACATTAGCTGCATTTTCTACAGCAGGACTGTTAGCTACATCATCAGCATTTTGGTAAATGCCGATAACTTTATAACCAAAGAAAGAACCTGGCTCGGCACCAATTTGTGTAATATGGGTATTACCAGCTGCAAAAGTAGTTTGTCTGTTTAAAATAGCAGAACCATCAGGACCTAAAGCAATTACTTTAATATTATTGGTAGAGAAGTTAAAATCGGTAGTCCATTTAAATTCTTTAACCATATTACGGCTAACCACAGTAAACTCAAAACCTTTATTATTAATCTCGCCAATGTTACGTAAAGCGGTAGAATAGCCTGTTAAAGTAGGTACAGGTACGTTTAACAATAAGTCTGAAGTTGTCTTGTTATAATAATCAAAAGACATAGAGAAACGATTTTGTAATAAACCAAACTCTAAACCAGCATCAAACTGTTTGTTTCTCTCCCAACCTAAAAGACTGTTGGCAATAGTAGTTTGTCTGATACCGTTATTTACAATACCGCCACTTGGGCCAAAAATATAGTTTTCTATACCTGTTAAACCTATAGAACCATAATTGGTAATGAAGTTATTTCCTGTTAAACCATAACTGGCTCTAATTTTTAACTCGCTTAACCAATTTACATCTTTCAAGAAATCTTCTTCAGAAACTCTCCATCCTAAAGATACAGAAGGGAAAGTTCCCCATTTATTATCGCCACCAAAACGCGATGAACCGTCTTGTCTGAAAGTTGCTGTTAATAAATATTTATCATTATAGCTGTAATTTAAACGAGCTATATAAGACAATAATGACCATTCTTGAGGACCAGATGCTGCTCCTACAGTTACTAAACCAGCTGCATTGATAGTTCTTACAGCATCACTAGCATAATTGCTTCCGCTTAAACTCGTTAAATCTGTTCTTTCCTTTTGGATGGTATAACCAGCTAATACATCAAAAGCGTGTTTATCAAATGTTTTCTTATAATTTAAAGTAAATTCTGATAACCAGTTTCTACTATTAGACTCATCATAAGAACCTACCGGAAGTTTAGTTGCATTGGTGTTGTTAGGGTTAATGATAGAAGGATTAAATACATCCTGATCAAAATTTCTAAAATCTGCACCTACTAAAGTTTTAAAATTTAAGTCTTTAGCTAAGTTAACATCAACAAAAGCAGTACCTAGTAATCTTAAGGTATTTTGTTGTTGGAAATATTCTTTAGCAATTTTTACAGGGTTATCAACCTCACTAGTTCCTACACCTTGCCCAGTAATTTGGGTGTAATTTCCGTTTGCATCATAAGGTTTAAGGTGTGGCGCAGCTGTTAAAGCCGATTGGATGATACCACCACCTTGCCAGTTTCCTTCTGCTAAAGTTTGGTTAGAGAAAGTAAATGATGGCGTTAAGTTTGCCCCTACTTTTACTCTTTTATTTAATTGAGATTCTACATTAGCTCTAAATGAATAGCGCTTCAAATCTGAACCTATGATGATACCGTCTTGTGTTAAATAACCTCCAGAAACAAAGAATTTAGTTTTATCATTACCTCCAGAGAAATTTAACTGATAATTGCTCATGGGTGCAGTTCTGAAAATCTCGTTCTGCCAGTTAGTACCTTCGCCTAAAGACTCTGGATCAGAAAATACAGCTGGTAATAAGTACATCACGTTATTTAAACGGGCAGAGTTAGGATCTGACGCAGAACGACCAGGACCTGAATTCACCCAAGCATTATTTCTAGCTTCATTGATAAAATAAGCGTATTCTTTAGCATTTAAAACATCTAAAGTTTTTTCTACTTGTTGTAAACCAGTATTTAAACTAAAATCAATCTTAGAAACGCCACTTTTACCAGATTTTGTAGTGATGATCACCACACCATTAGAACCTCTAGAACCATAAATAGCTGTTGCTGATGCATCCTTTAAAACCTGAATATTATCAATATCCGCCGGGTTAATGGTATTTAAAGGATTATTTCTTTGGTTATAATCATTAGTAACCGGGAAACCATCTACTACATATAAAGGCTCGTTTCCTGCACTTAAAGAACCAGCACCTCTAATTCTTACTGTAGAACCACCACCCGGTGCACCTGTTGCTTGCGTAACTTGTACACCCGCCATTTGTGCCGCCATAGCATTGTCTAAACTTACTACAGGTTGGTCTTTAATTCTCTGTGCATTTATAGAACTGATAGAACCCGTAACATCTTTACGTTGTTGGGTTCCATAACCTACTACCACAACGGTATTTAAATTTTGGCTATCTTCTACCAAGCTTACGCTGATGTTATTTTTACCAGCTACTGCAATTTCTTGTACCACAAAACCTGTATAGGTTATCACAATAACCGCATTATCTGCCAAGCCATTTAAACTAAAATTACCGTTTACATCAGTTTGGGTAACTTTATCAGAACCTTTAACTTTTATGGTAGCACCTGGTAAAGGCTGACCAGATTTATCTGTAACCTTTCCTTTTAAATCAACCGGTAATTTAGGTTGAGGCTTAATTTCAATTTTATTAACTACTATAGTTTTATTATCAATAGAATAGCTAAAAGGTTGTCCTTTAAAACTCTCTTGTAAAGCTTTTTCAAGACTTGCTCCTTTTAAATTTAAGGTAACAGGCTTAGCATTTACCAACTCGTTATATTTATAAAAAAGAAATAGCCACTTTGCTCACCAATGGTAGTAAGTGCTTTTTCTAAAGAAATATTTTTGCCTGTAATACTTATGCTTTGCGAAAAACTTTTTGCGCTAAGCTGTAAACATCCAAGGGTTAATAAGATGACCGTCAGTTTCATAATACGAAACGTTTTCGAAGGGAATAATCCGGATACCTTCCGGATTTTACCGTAAACATTTAATTGCATACTTTTGTAAAGTTTGGGTTAATAGATTAAGTTCCTTCCACAGAATTTTTTAAGGGTTAATCCAAACCGGAATAGCTTTTTATAAAGCTTCCTTAAGACCGGTTGTGTTGGTAGCACATCCGGTTTTTTTGTTGGATTAGATATACAGTACTTATGTCTTCATATCTTATCTTTTTATTAGGTTAAACATTATTTAATTGGTTATGATAATTTTATCACCTTTAATGGTGGTATTTATTTTACTCAGTTGTAAGATTCTTAAAACCTCAGATACGTTTTCACTTCTGTTGATTTTCCCTACAAATAAATCTTCAGATATTTTTCCACGATACTCTACATCAACATTATACCATCTGGAAACTTGTCTCATAATGGTTTGGATATTATCTCTATTAAACTTAAAATATCCGTTTTTCCAGGCTACAGCAGCTTCTTCATCTGCTGTAGATACTTTGAAAACTTTAGCGTTTGCAGCCAGTATAGCTTGCTGACCAGGTTTTAAAATGGTAGAGATATTTTCTTCTTTACCCTCTGTATTGAGTTTATGAATTTTAACACTTCCTTCTAAAAGTGTGGTTTTATCTGCACTTTCATCATCATAAGTATTGATATTGAAATGAGTACCTAATACCTCTATAACTTGATGAGCTGAACTAACTTTGAAAGGCATATTTCTATTTTTAGCAACTTCAAAATAAACCTCACCAGTAATTTCTACTTTACGCTCTGCTCCGGTAAAAACCGTTGGAAATTTGATAGATGAAGATGCGTTTAACCAAACTTTGGTGCCATCGGCTAAGGTTAATTGATATTGCCCGCCACGAGGAGTGCTTATCATATTTAAAGCAGCGTTTTGTGCAGATTGCTTGCTGCGATAAACAATTTGTCCATCTTTTGTTTTTACAATCTCTGCTCCTGCATCTTGCGTGATAAGACCATTCTCTTTATCATTTAAAATGATAGAAGAGCCGTTGGCAAGTGTTAAAACAGCTTTATTACCCCCTGGTGAGATATCTAGCTGGGCAACTTGTTCTTCTGGTTTGCTTGCAAGGTTTGTTGTAGTTTGTTTAGTAAAGAGGTATGAAGCAAAGCCTATAAATAATAAAGCAGCCGCTGCAGCAGCCCATTTCTTTATCCAAATTACTTTGGAAGAGCTTTTACGCTCTTCCGCAGCAATCTGTTCACTCAAACCAACTTTTATAGTGTTTTTTAATTGGGCTTTCGCCTTATCTTCCATCCCGTCTAGCACATTCTCTTCAACCTCAAAAAGGTCATAATAAGCTTCAAGAAAAGCTATTTCTTCTGGTGTAGCTATTCCCTCTCTATATTTACGAAGAATGGTATAAAATTCTTTTTGATCCATCTTTAGTAGACTCAATATTATGAGCCTTTATAAACATGACCGCCGAGGAACGAAAAGTCCCACAGGAAATAAAAAATATTTTAAAAATTTTGTAACAAGAACACCAAATATAAAGGACCTAAAGACTCTCTTAATTGGGCCATACTCTTTCCTAATTGGTTTTGTACAGTTTTTCTGCTGATTTGCAGTTTATCAGCTATTTGTTGTGTAGTTAAATCTTCGTGATAACGCATCCTAAAGATTTCTTGTTGAGACGGAGTTAGAGAATTTATTAAACGTTCATATTTAATTAAAAACTCTTTCCTAAGTATTTCAGCATCAGCTTGGTCTTTAGCAATACCCAGTTGAGCTAAAACTTCAGGAATTGGTGTATATTTTTGTTCCTTTTCTATCCATTTAAAGACATTATTTCTTACAGATGTATGCAAATAAGAAACTAAATTATCTATAGAAAGCTCTTTGCGACGAAGCCATAATTGAAGAAAAATATCTTGGGTAATATCTTTTGCGTAATCTGCATCCTTAAGTCGTTTATAAGCTGCATTATAAATTTGCTCCCAATATTTATCATAAAGCGTATCAAATGCTAGGTTATCATCATCTTCCTGCATTTGCAATAAAAGCAACTTATCTTCCTCTTTATGGCTAATAAACATCTTAAAATGAGATCAGATTTACTCAAATTTATTGAATATTTTTAATAATACAACCCAACTTCATTAAAAGCTTTATTACAAAGGGCAGATTTTAAATTTATTAATTAACCTTTTAAAAACTATTCATCGTTAAGCTTAATCTACTTAACTTGTTCGTTTATCCTCAAAATCGATTTTTTTCTTAGGCTTTAGATAAGTTTAAGATTCTAAAAGCACCTCTGGCTACAATAATAAAAACTATGGCGCCAATAATTAAATCTGGATAAGGAGATTGTGTAAAATAAACCATCAGCGCAGCTAGGATAACACCTATATTAACCACTACATCGTTTGAAGTAAAAATCATACTGGCTTGCATATGTGCTTCTTTACTCCTACTTTTTTGTAAAACATATAAACAAGCTGCATTACCCAATAATGCCAACAAAGAAATTAATATCATGGTATGAACATGAGGTAGGTTTTCTAAACCATAAAAACGTTTAATAACTTCTACAAAGCCCCATATAGCTAATAGTAATTGTAAATAACCACTTGTTTTGGCTATGTTTTTCTTGAAGATGATAGATTTACCAATAGCAAAAAGAGCTAAGCTATAAACTAAACTATCTGCTAACATATCTAAGCTATCGGCCAATAAGCCCATAGAATCTGCTATTAAACCCGCAATAATTTCTATCAGAAATAATGCAAAATTTATCAGAAGTACTATCCAAAGCAGTTTTTTATCTACTTCTTGCGCTAAAGGTAAAACAAGCTCTTCTGCAACTGTAGTTTCTATAAGTGATGTATTAAAATGAAGGCTATCTAGTTGCTGATGAATATCTATGGCATCATCTTCATGATAAACGACCAATTTCCTGTTTGGGATATCAAAATTTAAAGATTTGATAGTAGGAAAACCTTCTAATTTCATTCTGATGATTTGCTCCTCAGAAGGGCAATCCATTTTTTCTATATAGAAGCTTGATTTATTCATCACCAAAAGGGAATTTGTATAAGATTGTCTGAAAAATAAAAAAGTCCTGAACATTGTTCAAGACTTTTAAAATTTAAGCTTCTATGTTTTTTAAACTTTTTTTACATTAACAGCTTGAGGACCTTTTTTGCCATCAGCAATCTCAAATTCTACATCATCATTGTCTGAAATAGCATTTACGCCTCCGATAACATCTTTAAAGTGAACAAAAATGTCTTTTCCATCGCAAATAATGAAGCCAAAACCTTTTTGAGCATTAAACCATTTTACTTTACCCGTTTTCATAATTAATTTAAGTGTTTTAATAATAATCAGACCTAAATTTCTTACTGAAGGGGGTAAAATAATTTAAGAAAGATTGTAATTCTATTTATTTCTTAATCTCTAAAATATAAAATTTATTCTAAAAACAACAGATTTTATAAAAATTACTTGTTGGGCTGTGGTGTTGTTCTTAAGTAAGGTTTAATTTCTTTAAATCCTTTTGGAAACTTAGCCGGAATATCCTCTGTTTTAATAGCTGGCGCAACAACTACATCTTCCCCATCTTTCCAATCTGCTGGAGTAGCAACACTATGGTAAGCGGTTAACTGTAAAGAGTCTATTACCCTTAAAATTTCTTGAAAATTTCTACCTGTTGATGCAGGATAAGAAATAATCAACTTAACGGTTTTATCTGGCGCTATAATAAATAAAGATCTTACTGTAAAAGTTGTGGATGCGTTTGGATGCAACATGCCATAAGCCTCAGAAATGCTTTTATCTTCATCGGCAATGATAGGGAAATTAACTTCCACGCCTTGCGTTTCATTAATATCACTTATCCAACCTTTATGAGATTCTACAGAATCAACACTTAAAGCCATTACTTTTACATTTCTCTTAACAAACTCATCGTTTAAAGCTGCTGTACGACCTAATTCTGTTGTACAAACTGGTGTATAATCTGCCGGATGCGAAAATAAAACACCCCAGCTATCACCTAAATATTCATAAAAATCAATTTCTCCCTCAGAGGTCTTTGCCTTGAAATTTGGAGCTACATCACCTAATCTTAACATAATTTGAAATTTTTAATTCCCTACTAATTTAGTAGACATATTTTTAATAAACAAGAAACCACAATCATGCCATTTATTATATGACATTCAAATTTGATTTCTAAGACCTTAACCTATGCTAAATAATTGCTTTTCTGGCTTAGTAGCTTGTAAACGAGCATCAAAAACGGCACAAACATTACGCAGAAAGCGTTTCCCTGTTTTGGTAACTTTTAAAGATTGTGGCTCTTGAATAATTAAACCATCTTCTACCAGCTCTGGCAATCCTGATAAATTTTCTCTAAAAGCATCGTTTTGTAAATCTTCATCTGTCCAGGTGGTTACACCTTTACACATGATATTTAAAATATGCCTCCTGATTAATAAATCCTCATCATTTAACACATGTCCTTTTACCACAGGTAATTCTCCGGCATTTATCAAATCCAAATACTCTTCTTCGCTTTTTACATTTTGCGCAAAAGCATCCCAAGTATCGCTAATAGAAGAAACACCCAAACCAACCAATAAACGGGTGTATTGGTGTGTATAACCCATAAAATTACGGTGTAACTTTTTACTTTGTGCAGCTACATTTAGGCTATCATAAGCAAAAGCAAAATGATCCATCCCGATATCTAAATAGCCGGCAGCTAAAAGCATTTCTCTACCTTTTTCGTACAATTCTTGTCTTAAATGGGTATCAGGTAAATCGGCCTCGGTAAACTTACGCTGACCAGATTTTACCCAAGGCACATGAGCATAGCTATAAAAGGCTATTCTATCTGGCTTTAAGCCGATAACCTTTTCTACCGTAGCAGTAAGACTATTAACCGTTTGTAATGGTAAGCCATAAATTAAATCGAAATTTATGGAAGTATAACCTATTGCTCTGGCTTGTTTACTTACTATATCTACCTCTTCTACAGATTGTATTCTGTTAATCATGATTTGCACTTGCTCATCAAAATCCTGAATGCCTAGACTTAATCTTTTAAAACCTAAAGCATACAATACTTCAAGGTGAGCTAAAGTGGTATTTGCCGGATGAGCTTCAAAACTAAATTCTGCATCGTCATGAATTAAACAATCTTCTAAAATACCTTTGATTAAAAGCGCTAAGTTTTCAGGAGAGAAAAATGTTGGTGTACCACCGCCCAAGTGTATTTCTTTTAACTGCGGTTGAGCACTAAAAACCGCTTTATATAATTTCCATTCTTTTATAACGGCTTGTAAATAGGGCTCTTCTACCCCATGGTTTTTAGTAATGCGTTTATTACAAGCACAATAAGTACATAAACTTTCGCAATAAGGTAAATGGATATAAACACTTATACCATCTTTATGATTACTAATATCAAAAGATTGCTTCACTTTTTGCAACCATAAAGACTTGTTAAAAGTACTTTCATCCCAAAACGGAACTGTAGGATAACTGGTATACCTTGGTACAGGTACCGTATATTTAGTAATAATATTTTGGGTAAGCATACTATAATTGATGAGGTAGTAATTGTTTTTCTTTGATAGTTTCTTTTTGGCAATTCTTAGCACAAGCACAAGCCTTACCCACACATTTATTTTCTTGCCAAAGGTCTAAGCTTTTAATGGTAAGCTGTGCTATTTCTTGTAAAGCCTCTGTAGTTAAAAAAGCCTGGTGTGGTGTTATCATCACATTTGAAAAAGCTAATAACTGCTGCAATAAACAATCTTTTTCTTTGTCTTGATGATGATTTTCAAAAAATAAACCATGCTCATATTCATAAACATCGGCACCTAAAGCACCAATTTTACCAGATTTTAGGGCTTGTAGAACATCATTAGTATTTAACAACCCTCCTCTTCCGGTATTGATGAGCATTACCCCAGGTTTCATTTTAGCAAGATTCTCTGCGTTAATGATGTGTCTGGTTGCATCATTTAAAGGGACATGTAAAGAAATGATATCTGATTTAGCATAAAGCTCTTCTAAACCAACTTGCTGTATACCTGTATGCTGATATTTTACTTGGTTATAAGCCAAAACTTTACAACCAAAACCATTAAATATTTTTGCTGTGATAAGACCAATCTCGCCTAAACCTATTATACCAACGGTTTTACCGTACAAAGTAAAACCTACTAAACCATCTAACCTAAAATCGAAGTTTTTACTTCTTTGTGTTGATAATAAAATTTTACGATTTAAAGCTAAAACAAGCGTTAACACATGTTCTGCTATGCTATGCGGTGAGTAAGAAGGAATATTGGCTATTTTGATATTGGCTGCCGCAGCGGCTTTTTTATCAATATGATCTGTACCTACAGAGCGTGTGGCAATATATTTAACCCCATAATGAGCCAACTTTTGAATAACAGATGCCGAGACATCATCACTTGTAAAAACTACAACAGCATCTTTACCTTCTGCATAAGATGTAGTTTCATCAGTCAGAGGGTTAGATATTAAAGTAATATCATGCTTTTTTTGATTGGCCTTTGCCAGCAATTCCTTCTCAAAAGACCTCGTACTGTAAACTACAACTTTCATTTGCTTCACTTTATGTAAGCAAAGCTAGCAGCTATAATCCTATTGTAACATGAGTATAGTCAGCAAGAAAAGTGATTAAAATCAATTTTTCATGTTTTTTAATCGGTTCACATCTAAGATGTGTATCTCGCCTCCTTTTTTCTCAATCAGTTTCTCTTCTTTAAAATCACTTAGTGTACGACTAACTGTTTCTGTTGCCATACCAGCCATTGCGGCTAAATCATCTCTAGAAATTTTAAAAATATCTTGGTTTTTATTCACCTCTCTAATACGCATTAAAGTTTCTGCCAAACGCTTTCTTACTGAGTGATAAGCTAATTGAACCAACTGTTCTTCTTTCTGATGGATATGGGCAGAAAGCAGCTGAATAAATTGCATAGCAACCGCTGTATTGTTGTTTAGCAGGGCATTTACTTGGTCTTTATGTAACATACAAATACTGCTATTCTCCATAGCCTCTGCCGTTTCTGTATGCAATTGACTTATCAAAGCATCATGTACACCAAAATATTCATCAGTATGGTAAATTCCTGTTAAAAGTTCTCTACCATCTTCACTTAATTTAACCGTTTTAATTTTACCCTCTAAAACCAAATAAATACCTTGTGCATGGTCTTGGTCGTAATAAATAATCTGACCTTTTTTAACCTGTCTTATTTTCTTTTGCGAGATTAAAGATTTTAAATCTTGCTTATCTTCTACCTGTGAGGCAAAATCTTCTAGATTTTTTAATCCCTTAGTGTAAAACTCTTCTTGTTTTTGCTTTTTATTAAGCCTGCTTTCTATAGCATTTAAAAGCTCCATATCGTCAAAAGGCTTAATCAGGTAATCATCTGCACCCATCTCCATACCTTTGCGCATATCTGCTCTTTCTGCCTTTGCGGTTAAGAAAATAAAAGGAATATTAGCCGTTTCCGGATTTTTATTCAGCAAATACAAAACACCATAACCATCAAGTTCTGGCATCATAATATCGCAAATAATTAAATCTGGAAGGTATTTCTGAGCCTTATCAGCCCCAAGTTTGCCATTAACTGCAGTTTCTACTTCGTAACCAGCCAAACCTAATATTTCAGCCGTTCCTTCTCTAATATCCTCGTTATCTTCTATAATCAGGATTTTCTTTTTCATACTAAAGATTAAAAATCAGGGTAAATTTAGCGCCTTTATTTTCAGAACTCTCAAACTCCACCTCGCCATTCATGAGTTTAATATAACGATTAACAATATTTAATCCTAAGCCAGTACCAGGTATACTCCCTGTATTATTAGCTCTAAAGAAAGGTTCAAATAAATGCTTTTGATCATTCACAGGGATACCAATACCATCATCCTTAATGATAACCATACAGCGTTTTTCATCAAGCTCGGTATTAAACTCTATAAAAGTGTTTTCACCAGAGTATTTAATGGCATTAGCAATCAGGTTGATGATACAATTTTTCAATAATGCAGCATCTAAAGTAACCAAACTACTTTTTCCGGTATGTTGATAAATGATGTTTTGATTTTGCTTGGCTATCAATTGCATTTCTTCGGTAATTTCTTCTGCAAGCTTTACCAAATCAAATGGTGCTGCCTGCGGATTAATTTTACCAGCTTCTAGCCTTTCTAGGGATAAGAAATCATTAAGAATGTTGGTGAGGTTGCCCACACCAACTTTTATTTTACCTACGTGTTTACTAATGTTAGGATTTTGATACTCTTGAGCATATTTTTCTATCAATGATGCCGAGAGCTGTATAGAACTTAAAGGCGTTCTAAACTCATGCGATGCCATAGAAACAAAACGACTTTTCAATTGGTTAAGTTCCTTCTCTTTTTCTAGAGATAAGCTTACTTCTTCTTTAGCATCTTGCAATTGCGAAACAATAGATTGTAAAGCTTCTGTACGCTCTTCAACTAAATGCTCAAGCCTGAATGTATATTTTTTAATTGCTCTTCGGCATCCTTTTCTCTACTTAAATCATGTATAAAGCCGGTATAAACTATCCTGCCTTCATACTGCACCTTACTTACCGCAAGTCTAAATGGAAATTGGCTTTTATCTTTTCTTAAACCTGTAACTTCTCTTCCAATACCAATAATGTGTGCTTCGCCCGTTTGGTTGTAACGATGAATATAACCATCATGCTGAGACCTGTAAGGCTCTGGCATTAACATCGATATATTCTTCCCTACTACTTCACTTACCTGATAACCAAACAGTTCACACGCCGATGGATTTATAGATTCAATTAATCCTTTTATATCTATAGTGATGATACCATCAATGGCATTATTAATAATTGCTTCAAGTAAAGCCTCTTTATCCATTCGGCTAATTTATCTTAAAAGTATTATTAATAAAAATACTAATGAAGATTATTTATATCGCTCATCAAATGCTTTTTCTAAAGCTTCTCTATGGTCTGGATGCGCTATCTCAATTAAAGCTCTTCCTCTTTGTTTCAGGCTTTTTCCGTACAAGTTTACAATTCCATATTCGGTTACTACCCATTGTACGTGTCCTCTGGTAGTTACTACACCTGCACCTTCTTTTAAGAAAGGAACAATTCTGGAAATACCTTTATTAGTGGTTGATGGTAGGGCTATAATAGGCTTACCACCTTGTGATAAAGATGCTCCTCTGATAAAATCCATTTGGCCACCAATACCAGAGAATTGATATGTTCCGATAGAATCTGCACAAACCTGACCTGTTAAATCTAATTCTATAGCACTGTTGATAGCAATTACTTTAGGGTTTTGACGGATTATACTCGTATCATTCACGTAATTAATATTCATTACCCTTACGGATGTATTATCATCAACAAAATCATATAATTTTCTGGTACCCACCATAAAAGAAGTCACGTTTTGCCTCTGTTAAGCTTCTTCATGCTATTATCAATCACACCGCTTTCTATTAAGGGGATGACACCATCAGACAACATTTCTGTATGCAAACCTAAGTTTTTATGGTTCACTAAATTTTTTAAAACTTGATCTGGAATACTTCCAATTCCTAATTGTAAGGTAGAACCATCCTCTATTAAAGACGCCACATTTTTACCAATTTGTACCACCACATCGCTAGCTTTGGCAGAATAATCTACCTCAGGAAGCTCTGCCTTTTGCCAAACCAAAGCATTTATTTTATTGACATGGATAAATCCGTCTCCGTGTGTTCTTGGCATAAAAGGATTAACCTGAGCGATGACATATTTTGCATTTTCTATAGCCGCCCTAGCAATATCTACCGATGTACCTAAAGAACAATAACCATGTTTATCTGGTACTGATACATGAATTATAGCTACATCAATAGGTAAATAGTTTTCGTTAAAAAGAATAGGAATCTCACTTAAAAATACAGGCACATAATCTCCAAATTGGCTATTTGCTACCGATCTAGAATTTGCCGATACAAATAGAGAATTAAAGAAGA
This genomic window contains:
- a CDS encoding RNA polymerase sigma factor, which encodes MFISHKEEDKLLLLQMQEDDDNLAFDTLYDKYWEQIYNAAYKRLKDADYAKDITQDIFLQLWLRRKELSIDNLVSYLHTSVRNNVFKWIEKEQKYTPIPEVLAQLGIAKDQADAEILRKEFLIKYERLINSLTPSQQEIFRMRYHEDLTTQQIADKLQISRKTVQNQLGKSMAQLRESLGPLYLVFLLQNF
- a CDS encoding RagB/SusD family nutrient uptake outer membrane protein; amino-acid sequence: MRNIKTLFTAGVIVLLTASSCKKDFLELAPVAQQNANNFYKTGDDMKNALTAAYGGLQYAGLYYSSMHIIGDLRSDNTEITNVNAGADLDAVDKFVNLPTTSISSTTWAGHYQAIQNTNIVIEKIQPVTMDETLKARYTAEAKFLRALMYFNLVRVYGAVPLVTKVIVNPQEGYDYGRESVENVYNQIITDLTDAEAALPFEYTGGDIGRATKGAAMSLLGKVYLTQKDGI
- a CDS encoding TonB-dependent receptor, whose translation is MVNAKPVTLNLKGASLEKALQESFKGQPFSYSIDNKTIVVNKIEIKPQPKLPVDLKGKVTDKSGQPLPGATIKVKGSDKVTQTDVNGNFSLNGLADNAVIVITYTGFVVQEIAVAGKNNISVSLVEDSQNLNTVVVVGYGTQQRKDVTGSISSINAQRIKDQPVVSLDNAMAAQMAGVQVTQATGAPGGGSTVRIRGAGSLSAGNEPLYVVDGFPVTNDYNQRNNPLNTINPADIDNIQVLKDASATAIYGSRGSNGVVIITTKSGKSGVSKIDFSLNTGLQQVEKTLDVLNAKEYAYFINEARNNAWVNSGPGRSASDPNSARLNNVMYLLPAVFSDPESLGEGTNWQNEIFRTAPMSNYQLNFSGGNDKTKFFVSGGYLTQDGIIIGSDLKRYSFRANVESQLNKRVKVGANLTPSFTFSNQTLAEGNWQGGGIIQSALTAAPHLKPYDANGNYTQITGQGVGTSEVDNPVKIAKEYFQQQNTLRLLGTAFVDVNLAKDLNFKTLVGADFRNFDQDVFNPSIINPNNTNATKLPVGSYDESNSRNWLSEFTLNYKKTFDKHAFDVLAGYTIQKERTDLTSLSGSNYASDAVRTINAAGLVTVGAASGPQEWSLLSYIARLNYSYNDKYLLTATFRQDGSSRFGGDNKWGTFPSVSLGWRVSEEDFLKDVNWLSELKIRASYGLTGNNFITNYGSIGLTGIENYIFGPSGGIVNNGIRQTTIANSLLGWERNKQFDAGLEFGLLQNRFSMSFDYYNKTTSDLLLNVPVPTLTGYSTALRNIGEINNKGFEFTVVSRNMVKEFKWTTDFNFSTNNIKVIALGPDGSAILNRQTTFAAGNTHITQIGAEPGSFFGYKVIGIYQNADDVANSPAVENAANVKLSKPGQLKFADVNGDGEITADDRTRLGSPFPDFTYGMTNSFAYKNFDFAFTLQGVQGFEVLNAARRFYGNYAGSYNVLKSTSNGWKSETDRGDGVSPQIDRNFGALGVASVINNVTSQFVEDGSFLRIRNITLGYNLPASALKALKVANARLSFTIQNAYTFTKYEGYNPEVSFEGANPLVPGVDSGGYPLARTFMFGLNFGF
- a CDS encoding FecR family protein, with protein sequence MDQKEFYTILRKYREGIATPEEIAFLEAYYDLFEVEENVLDGMEDKAKAQLKNTIKVGLSEQIAAEERKSSSKVIWIKKWAAAAAALLFIGFASYLFTKQTTTNLASKPEEQVAQLDISPGGNKAVLTLANGSSIILNDKENGLITQDAGAEIVKTKDGQIVYRSKQSAQNAALNMISTPRGGQYQLTLADGTKVWLNASSSIKFPTVFTGAERKVEITGEVYFEVAKNRNMPFKVSSAHQVIEVLGTHFNINTYDDESADKTTLLEGSVKIHKLNTEGKEENISTILKPGQQAILAANAKVFKVSTADEEAAVAWKNGYFKFNRDNIQTIMRQVSRWYNVDVEYRGKISEDLFVGKINRSENVSEVLRILQLSKINTTIKGDKIIITN